One Spiroplasma endosymbiont of Cantharis nigra DNA segment encodes these proteins:
- a CDS encoding PTS transporter subunit EIIC, translating into MQKYENYPEIFEATKIIKENKIKLKNNRKELFELSNELHQKKRKLKLVSSTFNKIKKEKQKDLKASFDLSLSIAKYQKTDINKLYEDYEKNIQNLDSEYEEKKINRLEKNKLDIEQTKSKISFIKSQKTSMNSKNKELKIKIKKEWNDKKTLIKEEHLKLKEQLKEIKLDVTTKILNYRKNYKIESENLMEKWKKDNQSLADIDDILKKQRKARRIKPFQNELDETIYDLSLKINENKIFYENKIKEEKFRIKHQKLLIRYNAGKADPLNIKITVDKVTNASGKLSNWKFMVALKNGFFSLMPLVIVGAVFILINNIILGAANGGFFNFFYLTADELAILDKFKTIGSYIWNGTYAFFGFLLAGAIAYHLAPYYKVNQWSAAVVAFVAFLIMSPSFWTNIGVFGTSGMFTAMIISITSTVLFGRLSQNEKFKIRMPESVPDGVSKSFNILIPYTISAVFFGIIAFSITWIGQSVGEISIGTEKVTFIDLNGLITVAIQKPMVNAVSGFGGMIAIVLLWQILWFMGIHASGVLSPILEPIQLDGLTQNQQSLAEGLNPEYVFTNPFMNNFIFMGGTGGTIGLILVILMFSKRGDYRSMAKVTLIPALFCINEPLLFGLPLVLNPILFVPFIVGPLLAGSFAYFATVAGIMPHSSVMVPWTTPPILGGILTTKSIMGGFVAGINLVILMGCYAPFILMANKIEQRELLSKFTKKPKLDELNILENNNRINNLNS; encoded by the coding sequence ATGCAAAAGTATGAAAATTATCCTGAAATTTTTGAAGCAACAAAAATTATTAAAGAAAACAAAATAAAGTTAAAAAATAATAGAAAAGAATTATTTGAATTATCTAATGAACTTCATCAAAAGAAAAGAAAGTTAAAGTTGGTATCTTCAACTTTTAATAAAATTAAAAAAGAAAAACAAAAGGATTTAAAAGCAAGTTTTGATTTATCACTTTCAATTGCAAAATATCAAAAGACTGATATAAATAAACTCTATGAAGATTATGAAAAGAACATTCAAAATTTGGATTCAGAATATGAAGAGAAAAAAATAAATAGGCTTGAAAAAAATAAATTGGATATTGAGCAAACTAAAAGTAAAATTTCTTTTATAAAGTCTCAAAAAACCTCTATGAATTCCAAAAATAAGGAACTTAAAATAAAAATTAAAAAAGAATGAAATGATAAAAAGACTTTAATTAAAGAGGAGCACTTAAAATTAAAGGAACAACTCAAAGAAATTAAATTAGATGTTACAACTAAAATATTGAATTATAGAAAAAACTATAAAATTGAATCTGAAAATCTAATGGAAAAATGAAAAAAGGATAATCAAAGTCTTGCTGATATTGATGATATCTTAAAAAAACAAAGAAAAGCCAGAAGAATTAAACCTTTTCAAAATGAATTAGATGAAACAATTTATGATCTTTCATTAAAAATTAATGAAAATAAAATTTTTTATGAAAATAAAATAAAAGAAGAAAAATTCAGAATAAAACATCAAAAACTTTTAATTAGATACAATGCTGGTAAAGCAGATCCTTTAAATATAAAAATAACTGTAGATAAAGTAACTAATGCTTCTGGAAAACTTTCGAATTGAAAATTTATGGTTGCATTAAAAAATGGATTTTTTTCATTAATGCCATTAGTAATAGTTGGTGCTGTTTTTATTTTAATTAATAATATAATTTTAGGAGCAGCCAATGGTGGATTTTTTAACTTCTTTTATTTAACTGCTGACGAATTAGCTATTTTAGATAAATTTAAAACAATTGGTTCCTATATTTGGAATGGAACTTATGCATTCTTTGGATTTTTACTAGCAGGGGCAATTGCATACCATTTAGCACCTTATTATAAGGTTAATCAATGATCTGCGGCTGTTGTTGCATTTGTAGCATTTCTTATTATGAGTCCGTCATTTTGAACAAATATAGGAGTTTTTGGAACTTCAGGAATGTTTACTGCCATGATTATAAGTATTACTTCTACTGTTTTATTTGGTAGACTTTCACAAAATGAAAAATTTAAAATTAGAATGCCTGAATCAGTTCCTGATGGAGTTTCTAAATCATTTAATATTTTAATTCCTTATACAATCTCAGCAGTGTTTTTTGGAATTATTGCATTTTCAATTACTTGAATTGGTCAAAGCGTAGGAGAGATTTCTATTGGAACTGAAAAAGTTACATTCATTGATTTAAATGGTTTAATAACTGTAGCAATTCAAAAACCTATGGTTAATGCAGTTTCCGGATTTGGTGGAATGATAGCAATAGTTCTTTTATGACAAATATTGTGATTTATGGGAATTCACGCTAGTGGAGTACTTTCACCAATATTAGAACCAATTCAACTAGACGGACTTACTCAAAATCAACAATCGTTAGCTGAAGGATTAAATCCAGAATATGTTTTTACAAATCCATTTATGAATAACTTCATATTTATGGGAGGTACTGGAGGAACTATTGGTTTAATTCTTGTCATATTAATGTTTTCCAAACGGGGCGATTATAGATCTATGGCAAAAGTAACTTTAATTCCAGCTTTATTTTGTATTAATGAGCCATTGCTATTTGGGTTGCCTTTAGTCTTAAATCCAATATTATTTGTACCATTTATTGTTGGACCACTATTAGCAGGATCATTTGCTTATTTTGCAACAGTAGCAGGAATTATGCCACATTCAAGTGTTATGGTTCCATGAACAACACCACCAATACTTGGTGGAATCTTAACAACAAAAAGTATTATGGGTGGCTTTGTTGCTGGGATAAATCTAGTTATATTAATGGGATGTTATGCGCCTTTTATTTTAATGGCAAATAAAATAGAACAACGTGAACTATTAAGCAAGTTTACAAAAAAACCAAAATTAGACGAATTAAATATATTAGAAAATAATAATAGAATAAATAATTTAAATTCATAA
- a CDS encoding IS3 family transposase, whose protein sequence is MIRNGKWSYKKVQWNDGKSKEKINYIYKIIEEFKYKYRISDLCKLLKITRSSYYRWVSNGKKDYIIKIDINIAKEIKFHFFKYKGIYGSPRITICLKNKGIKISQNKVARIMRIYKMYSVIRVKKMIRKPKEKKSITHGPNIVNRKWEIYEKNECWVTDITYLPLNNKFAYLSILKDVKTGFIVGYKLSKINDIKIYRDTLINSTKYRNDISKSLIIHSDNGSQYTSFFAKNYSKKNNIIISLSRPGNSIDNAMCETFFSSLKEEWKKELKVNSFEKLESSISKYIHFYNYERIRVKTSNPPSYEYFNNWNKIKVIALNAITL, encoded by the coding sequence ATGATTAGAAATGGAAAATGAAGTTATAAAAAAGTTCAATGAAATGATGGAAAATCAAAAGAAAAAATAAATTATATTTATAAAATCATAGAAGAATTTAAATACAAATATCGTATTTCGGATTTATGTAAGCTTTTAAAAATTACTAGATCAAGTTACTATAGGTGAGTTAGCAATGGTAAAAAGGATTATATTATAAAAATAGACATTAATATTGCAAAAGAAATAAAGTTTCACTTTTTTAAATATAAAGGTATTTATGGTAGTCCAAGAATAACAATATGTTTAAAAAATAAGGGAATAAAGATTAGTCAAAATAAAGTAGCAAGAATAATGAGAATATATAAGATGTATTCAGTAATTAGAGTTAAAAAGATGATTAGAAAACCTAAGGAAAAGAAAAGTATTACTCATGGACCCAATATTGTTAATAGAAAATGAGAAATTTATGAGAAGAATGAATGCTGAGTGACTGACATTACTTATTTACCATTAAATAATAAATTTGCTTATCTTAGTATTTTAAAGGATGTTAAGACAGGATTTATAGTTGGTTATAAATTGTCTAAAATAAATGATATAAAAATTTATAGAGATACTCTTATTAATTCAACAAAATATAGAAATGACATAAGTAAATCGCTTATAATTCACTCTGATAATGGTTCTCAATATACATCATTTTTTGCAAAAAACTATTCAAAAAAGAATAATATAATTATTTCTTTATCAAGACCTGGAAATTCAATAGATAATGCAATGTGTGAAACATTTTTTTCTTCATTAAAAGAGGAATGAAAAAAAGAGTTAAAAGTAAACTCTTTTGAAAAATTGGAAAGCTCTATTAGTAAATATATTCACTTCTATAATTATGAAAGAATACGAGTTAAAACTTCTAACCCTCCATCTTATGAATACTTTAATAATTGAAACAAAATAAAAGTAATTGCATTAAATGCAATTACTTTATAA
- a CDS encoding ROK family protein: MPKAFTIDLGATTAKCAFFDNMKISHTFIFNTINKDKILENIAKEAFKIAKENEINMSELDFIGIAVCGIVDNKTGTVIYSTNLGWKNYPAKKNLIKLFNNKNVFVLNDAKSAAYGEWAISLKGKPDSMALFTLGTGVGGGAIFDRKLVFGDNTGLPSEPGHGGGFQSECQCSCGLIGCIEPVSSATGIEKKLKQVGSKSKGPLGKIFNQLNGDIHIIDVADLVKIKDPEVIKVFEDSLEPLAKCISVLIHFFDLSMIVIGGGPSNLGEPLIKIIKQKLKKYVLPDFYSRITIRTAQLGNMVGAWGVYKYGIDNLITIK; encoded by the coding sequence ATGCCAAAAGCATTTACAATAGATTTAGGAGCCACAACTGCTAAATGTGCTTTTTTTGATAATATGAAAATTAGTCATACTTTTATTTTTAATACTATAAATAAAGATAAAATACTTGAAAATATTGCAAAAGAAGCTTTTAAAATAGCAAAAGAAAATGAAATTAATATGAGTGAACTTGATTTCATTGGAATAGCAGTTTGTGGAATTGTTGATAATAAAACTGGAACAGTGATTTATTCAACAAATTTAGGCTGAAAAAACTATCCAGCTAAAAAGAATTTAATAAAGTTATTTAATAATAAAAATGTATTTGTCTTAAATGACGCAAAATCTGCAGCTTATGGGGAATGAGCAATTTCTTTAAAAGGAAAACCAGACTCAATGGCATTGTTTACATTGGGAACTGGCGTTGGTGGCGGAGCCATTTTTGATAGAAAGTTAGTTTTTGGAGATAACACTGGACTGCCAAGTGAACCAGGACATGGTGGTGGTTTTCAATCAGAGTGTCAATGTAGTTGTGGTTTAATTGGTTGTATAGAACCAGTATCTTCAGCGACAGGTATTGAAAAAAAATTAAAACAGGTTGGTTCAAAATCTAAGGGTCCATTAGGTAAAATATTTAATCAGTTAAATGGAGATATTCATATTATTGATGTAGCAGATTTAGTTAAAATTAAAGACCCGGAAGTTATAAAGGTATTTGAAGATAGTTTAGAACCATTAGCTAAATGTATATCAGTATTAATTCATTTTTTTGATTTATCAATGATTGTTATTGGTGGAGGTCCTTCCAATTTAGGCGAGCCATTAATTAAAATTATTAAACAAAAATTAAAAAAATACGTTTTACCAGATTTTTACTCAAGAATAACTATTAGAACAGCGCAATTAGGAAATATGGTTGGAGCTTGAGGAGTTTACAAATATGGTATAGATAATTTAATAACAATAAAATAA
- a CDS encoding PTS lactose/cellobiose transporter subunit IIA, which translates to MSEINWENISMEMISCIGTSKSNAIKAIRSAKVKEFNIANKLIQEAELEMTKAHNLHFDIVSREANGEKLDLKLIFIHAEDQMITTQAIIDLGKEMIEMYKIINK; encoded by the coding sequence ATGAGTGAAATTAATTGAGAAAATATATCAATGGAAATGATTTCTTGTATTGGAACTTCAAAATCGAATGCAATAAAGGCAATTCGTTCAGCAAAGGTAAAGGAATTTAATATTGCAAATAAATTAATCCAAGAAGCTGAGTTGGAAATGACAAAAGCTCATAATCTTCATTTTGATATTGTCTCAAGAGAAGCAAATGGAGAAAAGCTTGATTTAAAATTAATATTTATTCATGCTGAAGATCAAATGATAACTACTCAAGCAATTATTGATCTTGGAAAAGAAATGATTGAAATGTATAAAATTATAAATAAATAA
- a CDS encoding ABC transporter ATP-binding protein has translation MKKKKFISDKAFSKKKFIDSFKMIGECIKQNPTTFVGYIIFTIIDAIFYSSMTIVVSEMTKNIINEGQQADSFLWFSMTWVSWAYVGLALLVLIIIFDYLTNIYSAYFSKKVEIYLRVKALKKLVEVDISYYSKNQLGLIMSRVINDSQGAGDSFNDFLLNLLFTTVSFIAMMIFMFILDVNLALIVLMIFIVLVIIIWVLFIYYRRAIIESVDVKQSIDADITDRLINIRAIKANAAEDRETKRNMKLHDKYDKKLSKVIWLQSLLSFFSYTFAWSLPIITIISAIGLYKNSMDPSELSHLLVAFTSATNNILYSLLTLPMWMRGLTKLSNCIMRLNYIYDTNSLLNFADQPEEIGDIEKITFDKVTFNYPESPKKKILAEINLTFEKNKNYAFVGETGVGKSTIAKLLLRFYDVTTGQILINGKNIKLLEPSNYLNKVGYVEQEPQILYGTVMENLKYPFFDKTDQQAIEAAKKAKIHNYIKKLPMGYDTILGERGFMLSGGQKQRLVIARIFLKDPQLLILDEATSALDNVVEKEIQLELDKLMVGRTTVVIAHRLSTIKNVNEIIVLDKNGVSQRGTFNELKEKEGRFKKLYTLGLMK, from the coding sequence ATGAAAAAAAAGAAATTTATAAGTGATAAAGCATTCTCTAAAAAGAAATTTATAGACTCTTTTAAAATGATTGGAGAGTGTATTAAACAAAATCCTACTACTTTTGTAGGCTATATTATTTTTACAATTATTGATGCAATTTTTTACTCTTCAATGACTATTGTAGTTAGTGAAATGACAAAAAATATTATTAATGAGGGACAACAAGCTGATAGTTTTTTATGATTTTCAATGACTTGAGTTAGTTGAGCATATGTTGGATTAGCACTATTAGTACTAATTATAATTTTTGACTATTTGACAAATATTTACTCGGCTTACTTTTCAAAAAAAGTTGAAATTTATTTACGAGTTAAAGCCTTAAAAAAACTTGTTGAGGTTGATATTAGTTACTATTCAAAAAACCAATTAGGACTAATAATGTCGAGAGTAATTAATGACAGTCAAGGAGCAGGAGATTCATTTAATGATTTTTTATTAAATTTATTGTTCACAACTGTTAGTTTTATAGCAATGATGATATTTATGTTTATTTTAGATGTTAATCTTGCTTTAATTGTTTTAATGATATTTATTGTTTTAGTAATAATAATTTGAGTTTTATTTATTTATTATAGAAGAGCCATTATTGAGTCAGTTGATGTTAAACAATCAATTGACGCAGATATTACAGATCGATTAATTAATATTAGAGCTATAAAAGCAAATGCAGCAGAAGATAGAGAAACTAAACGAAATATGAAGTTACATGATAAATATGATAAAAAATTAAGTAAAGTAATTTGACTTCAATCTTTATTATCTTTTTTTTCTTATACTTTTGCATGGTCATTACCGATTATTACAATTATTTCAGCTATCGGTCTTTATAAGAATTCCATGGATCCATCAGAACTATCACACTTACTTGTAGCATTTACGTCAGCTACAAATAACATTCTTTATTCATTATTAACATTACCAATGTGAATGAGAGGACTTACAAAATTATCTAATTGTATAATGAGATTAAACTATATTTATGATACAAATTCGTTATTAAACTTTGCAGATCAACCTGAGGAAATAGGAGATATTGAAAAAATAACTTTTGATAAAGTTACATTTAATTATCCTGAATCTCCAAAAAAGAAAATATTAGCTGAAATAAATTTAACTTTTGAAAAAAATAAAAACTATGCATTTGTAGGAGAAACTGGAGTTGGAAAATCAACAATTGCTAAATTATTGTTGAGATTTTATGATGTAACAACAGGTCAAATCTTAATTAATGGTAAGAATATTAAGTTATTAGAACCAAGTAATTATTTAAATAAAGTGGGTTATGTAGAACAAGAACCACAAATTCTTTATGGAACTGTTATGGAAAATCTTAAATATCCTTTTTTTGATAAAACAGATCAACAAGCAATTGAAGCAGCTAAAAAGGCAAAAATCCATAATTATATAAAAAAACTCCCAATGGGTTATGATACAATTTTAGGAGAACGAGGTTTTATGTTAAGCGGAGGGCAAAAACAACGTTTAGTAATTGCAAGGATCTTTTTAAAGGACCCTCAATTACTTATTCTTGATGAAGCAACTAGTGCATTGGATAATGTTGTAGAAAAAGAAATTCAATTAGAATTAGATAAATTAATGGTTGGTAGAACAACAGTTGTTATTGCACATAGATTAAGTACAATAAAAAATGTTAATGAAATTATTGTTCTTGATAAAAATGGTGTTTCACAAAGAGGAACATTTAACGAACTTAAAGAAAAAGAAGGTCGTTTTAAAAAATTATATACATTAGGTCTTATGAAATAG
- a CDS encoding formate/nitrite transporter family protein, which yields MNKNRNIEEEIKLLKEQDYGILDAQHSFMIDGTLGGFKAAIHKLHYTFVKQILLGIMSGVIIGFGYVACVIAMVSLQGTGFEKVGTLLLGFLFPGCIILITFLGGGLFTSHVFSSIPVFKGCASKRSYLKGIFGVLLGNFLGTFIFVALFAGAGGLLKNNEAFLLKTFDMVIHKLYLVADDLSNGTSIKAVSIFATIGIGICSGILCNMMVCSTLPLTSSTKNSATIVLLLIFPIAFFAIGGFQHGPANSFFLWMLLFETIFNPQLTLESGLTPQFSQVLLFIALSTIPTLIGNWISGALLLPGILYYINKEYVSILFKKIKLEYLEGKTNSFKDKADKQIKRIDKKIKEQEAENDSKDIK from the coding sequence ATGAATAAGAATAGAAATATTGAAGAAGAAATAAAGCTTCTAAAGGAACAAGACTATGGTATATTAGATGCACAACATTCATTTATGATTGATGGTACACTTGGAGGATTCAAGGCAGCAATTCATAAATTACATTATACTTTTGTTAAGCAAATTCTTTTAGGAATTATGAGTGGTGTAATTATTGGTTTTGGTTATGTGGCATGTGTTATCGCAATGGTTTCTCTACAAGGAACTGGTTTTGAAAAAGTAGGAACTCTCTTATTGGGTTTTCTTTTCCCAGGATGTATAATTTTAATTACATTTCTTGGTGGGGGTTTATTTACAAGTCATGTTTTTAGTAGCATTCCTGTTTTTAAAGGATGTGCAAGTAAAAGGTCTTACTTAAAGGGAATCTTTGGTGTTCTTTTAGGAAATTTTTTAGGAACTTTTATATTTGTAGCTCTTTTTGCAGGTGCAGGGGGCTTACTTAAGAATAATGAAGCATTTTTACTTAAAACTTTTGATATGGTTATTCATAAATTATATTTAGTTGCAGATGATTTATCAAATGGTACTTCTATTAAAGCAGTTAGTATCTTTGCAACAATAGGTATTGGAATCTGTTCTGGGATTTTATGTAATATGATGGTATGTTCAACATTACCATTAACAAGCTCAACAAAAAACTCAGCAACTATAGTACTATTATTAATATTTCCAATTGCTTTCTTTGCAATAGGTGGGTTTCAACATGGACCAGCAAATTCATTCTTTTTATGAATGTTACTATTTGAAACAATATTTAATCCACAATTAACTTTAGAAAGTGGATTAACACCTCAATTTTCTCAAGTTCTATTATTTATTGCATTAAGTACTATTCCAACATTAATTGGTAACTGAATATCAGGAGCTTTATTATTACCAGGTATTTTATATTATATTAATAAAGAATATGTTTCAATTTTATTCAAAAAAATTAAATTAGAATATTTAGAAGGAAAAACTAATAGTTTTAAAGATAAGGCTGACAAACAAATTAAAAGAATTGATAAAAAAATTAAAGAGCAAGAGGCCGAAAATGATTCAAAGGATATTAAATAA
- the thrS gene encoding threonine--tRNA ligase, translating to MKITLLDGNIINYDEPKSVLEVAQEISISLGKKCVGAVINDKEVVPNTALIDRDCKLQLITERHELYESVINYTAKVIVGLALKEVFPEGSLYPEEEGYNKLEFFSYFDCDQKLTLENVKKVEELSNKYISLALDIEFKGNTFTEKDYIDMMNKMNVKEKYTMGMVDLNKKRYIKFPISAIKDVLFYSRFATLNKTSDLFKIQLNEVTAFQIREDKFVYKIHGLTAITEKAFEEKQRKIEEIKENDHKHIAKILEIYHLDPLIGQGLPIWLPNGTILKQEIKKYLMQKEFEYDFIQIETPVIGTSDLYKTSGHWDHYRDDMFASMMLPKEEMVLKPMSCPHHIAVYKYKQRSYRDLPLRFAEHALQHRYESSGSLTGLERVRAMELTDSHIFVTPEQVKEEFIRCFNLITEVLLTFDIKVDYLSLSLRDPKDKEKYFNDEKMWNHAEAELENVLNELKIDYKKMVGEAAFYGPKLDIQAKTALGHEITVSTIQLDFLLPQRFDISYINSDGELEKPIMIHRGLVGTYERFISVLLEQTKGVLPLWCSPLQVEIIPVNLANKEYAEKVRDQFKEKLIRSKIDLRDERLSYKIRDSQVRKIPYQLVLGEKESENDTVTFRRYGSEQQTTVSLKEFIEMVENKIRDKE from the coding sequence ATGAAAATAACACTACTAGATGGCAATATTATAAATTATGATGAACCAAAATCTGTTCTTGAAGTTGCTCAAGAAATTTCAATATCACTTGGAAAAAAATGTGTAGGTGCAGTTATTAACGATAAAGAGGTTGTACCAAATACAGCGCTTATTGATAGAGATTGTAAATTACAACTAATAACAGAAAGACATGAATTATATGAATCTGTTATAAATTATACTGCTAAGGTGATTGTTGGATTAGCACTTAAGGAAGTTTTTCCTGAGGGTAGTCTTTACCCTGAAGAAGAAGGATATAATAAATTAGAATTTTTTAGTTATTTTGATTGTGATCAGAAATTAACTTTAGAAAATGTTAAAAAAGTTGAAGAATTATCAAATAAATATATTTCATTAGCTCTTGATATTGAGTTCAAAGGAAATACTTTTACTGAAAAAGATTATATTGATATGATGAATAAAATGAATGTAAAAGAAAAATATACAATGGGTATGGTTGATTTAAACAAAAAAAGATATATTAAATTTCCGATTTCTGCTATAAAAGATGTTTTATTTTATTCAAGATTTGCAACTCTTAATAAAACAAGCGACTTATTTAAAATTCAATTAAATGAGGTTACTGCTTTTCAAATAAGAGAAGATAAGTTTGTATATAAAATTCATGGTTTAACTGCAATTACTGAGAAAGCCTTTGAAGAAAAACAAAGAAAAATTGAAGAAATTAAGGAAAATGATCATAAACATATTGCTAAAATTTTAGAAATTTATCATTTAGATCCTTTAATTGGGCAAGGTTTACCAATTTGATTGCCAAATGGAACCATTTTAAAACAAGAGATTAAAAAGTATTTAATGCAAAAAGAATTTGAATACGATTTTATTCAAATCGAAACTCCAGTTATTGGTACTAGTGATCTTTATAAAACTTCTGGACACTGAGATCATTATCGTGATGATATGTTTGCTTCGATGATGCTTCCAAAAGAAGAAATGGTTTTAAAACCAATGAGTTGCCCGCATCATATTGCAGTATATAAATATAAACAAAGAAGTTATAGAGATTTACCATTAAGATTTGCAGAACATGCTTTACAACATAGATATGAATCATCAGGTAGTTTAACAGGACTTGAAAGAGTTAGAGCTATGGAATTAACTGATTCACATATCTTTGTTACACCTGAACAAGTAAAAGAAGAATTTATAAGATGTTTTAATTTAATTACAGAAGTACTATTAACTTTTGATATTAAAGTTGACTATCTTTCTTTATCTCTAAGAGATCCAAAAGATAAAGAAAAATACTTTAATGATGAAAAAATGTGAAATCATGCTGAAGCCGAATTAGAAAATGTTTTAAATGAATTAAAAATTGATTATAAAAAAATGGTTGGTGAAGCAGCATTTTATGGTCCAAAATTGGATATTCAAGCAAAAACTGCTTTAGGTCATGAAATAACTGTCTCAACAATACAATTAGACTTTTTATTACCACAGAGATTTGATATAAGTTATATCAACAGTGATGGAGAACTTGAAAAACCAATTATGATTCATAGAGGACTTGTAGGAACTTATGAAAGATTTATTTCAGTTCTTTTAGAACAAACAAAAGGTGTATTACCACTTTGATGTTCACCATTGCAAGTTGAAATTATACCAGTTAATTTAGCAAATAAAGAGTATGCTGAAAAAGTAAGAGATCAATTTAAAGAAAAATTAATTAGATCAAAAATTGATTTAAGAGATGAGAGATTAAGTTATAAAATTCGTGATTCACAAGTAAGAAAAATTCCATATCAATTAGTTCTTGGAGAAAAAGAATCAGAAAATGATACAGTAACTTTTAGAAGATATGGTAGCGAACAACAAACTACAGTTTCACTAAAAGAATTCATTGAAATGGTTGAAAATAAAATTAGAGATAAAGAATAA
- a CDS encoding bifunctional oligoribonuclease/PAP phosphatase NrnA: protein MFKKLIKLINDNKKIILLRHIYPDFDAIGSQMSLYQFINDNFKNKDIKLGGVLPNEYKCIGKTEVLKQKDFQDSLVIITDTATKQRIDIEDLNWLKSASNIFKIDHHVNVDQYATMEIVDDSYPATCELLTELYNKTKLVFSERTAYYLFHGLVTDTDRFMYRNVTSRTFEMASILLKKGFNISNVYKNIYGLTEQELKLKGYILSNYKMSKQKIAFIILSKEIMQDFKMDNFNKVSLWVNMLGEIKEAIAWVFFTQDKDFIRVEFRSDKCNVRDIAIKFGGGGHISASGAKLENIDECIDVINYFDKNLKAFKI, encoded by the coding sequence ATGTTTAAAAAACTTATTAAACTAATAAATGATAATAAAAAAATAATACTCCTAAGACATATTTATCCAGATTTTGATGCTATAGGTTCACAAATGTCTTTATATCAATTTATTAATGATAACTTTAAAAATAAGGATATCAAACTAGGTGGGGTTTTACCAAATGAATATAAATGTATTGGCAAAACAGAAGTATTAAAGCAAAAAGATTTTCAAGATTCATTAGTAATTATTACAGACACTGCAACAAAACAGAGAATTGATATTGAGGATTTAAATTGACTAAAATCCGCTTCAAATATTTTTAAAATTGATCATCATGTCAATGTTGATCAATATGCAACAATGGAAATTGTTGATGATTCTTATCCAGCAACTTGTGAGTTATTAACAGAACTTTATAATAAAACAAAATTAGTTTTTTCGGAACGAACAGCTTATTATTTATTTCATGGTCTTGTAACAGATACAGATAGATTTATGTATAGAAATGTAACTTCTAGAACATTTGAAATGGCAAGTATTCTTTTAAAAAAAGGTTTTAATATAAGCAATGTTTATAAAAATATTTATGGTTTAACTGAACAAGAACTTAAATTAAAAGGTTATATTCTAAGTAATTATAAAATGTCAAAACAAAAAATAGCTTTTATTATATTAAGTAAAGAAATAATGCAAGATTTTAAAATGGATAATTTTAATAAGGTATCACTTTGAGTTAATATGCTAGGTGAAATTAAAGAAGCAATTGCTTGAGTATTTTTTACACAAGATAAAGATTTTATTAGAGTTGAATTTAGATCAGATAAATGCAACGTCAGAGATATTGCAATTAAATTCGGCGGTGGAGGTCATATTAGTGCATCAGGAGCCAAATTAGAAAATATTGATGAATGTATAGACGTTATAAATTATTTTGATAAAAATCTTAAAGCCTTTAAAATATAG